CTGCGCGCCTTCGACGACTCCCTCGGCAAGCTGGGCCTGGACCACATCGACCTGTACCTCATCCACTGGCCGCGCCCAATGCGCGACGACTTCGTCGCCATCTGGAAGACCTTCGAGGAGATCGCGGCGAGCGGCCGCGCCAAGGCGGTCGGCGTGTCGAACTTCCGCCCGGAGGACCTGGAGCGGCTCGCCGCCGAGAGCGCGCTGGTGCCGGCCGTGAACCAGGTCGAGCTGCACCCGCTCTTCCCGCAGGCCGAGCTGCGCGCCGTGCACGCCGCGCGCGGGATCGCCACCGAGGCCTGGTCCCCGCTCGGCCAGGGCAAGGAGCTCCTCACCCTCCCGGCGGTCGCCGCGCTCGCCGACACGTACGGCCGCAGCCCCGCCCAGGTGGTGCTGCGCTGGCACCTCCAGCACGGGAACATCGTGATCCCGAAGTCCGTGACCCCGGCGCGCATCCGGGAGAACCTGGACGTCTTCGACTTCGAGCTGGAGGCCGCCGACGTCGCCGCACTGGACGCGCTGGGCGCGGGCGCGGCGGGCCGACGGATCGGGCCGGACCCGGCCGAGTTCGACGTCTGAGGGCGAGGTCCAGGTGAACCTTCCCGAAGGGCTCTACCGGATCCGCAACGTGGACAGCGGG
Above is a genomic segment from Streptomyces sp. NBC_01233 containing:
- a CDS encoding aldo/keto reductase, with protein sequence MPQLGFGVWQVPDAEAEHAVGTALEAGYRSIDTAAVYGNEKGTGKAVAASGVPREELFVTTKLWNGRKQRWGRDEVLRAFDDSLGKLGLDHIDLYLIHWPRPMRDDFVAIWKTFEEIAASGRAKAVGVSNFRPEDLERLAAESALVPAVNQVELHPLFPQAELRAVHAARGIATEAWSPLGQGKELLTLPAVAALADTYGRSPAQVVLRWHLQHGNIVIPKSVTPARIRENLDVFDFELEAADVAALDALGAGAAGRRIGPDPAEFDV